The Kosakonia sacchari SP1 genome includes a window with the following:
- the dadX gene encoding catabolic alanine racemase DadX, with translation MSRPVLATLDLTALSNNLQVVRRAAPAAKVWSVVKANAYGHGLDRIWRALNSTDGFAMLNLEEAILLRERGWKGPILMLEGFFHADELPLFDKYRLTTSLHSNWQIKALQDARLQAPLDVYLKINSGMNRLGFLPERVHTVYQQLIALTNVATVTLMSHFAEAERADGITTPLARIEQAAEGIDAPRSLANSAATLWHPETHYDWVRPGVVLYGASPSGAWQDVANSGIRPVMTLSSEIIAVQTLKAGETVGYGCRYRAQAEQRIGVVACGYADGYPRIAPSGTPVLVDGIRTGIVGAISMDMLTVDLTPCPQAGIGTPVELWGNEIKIDEVAAAAGTVGYELMCALALRVPVVTV, from the coding sequence ATGTCTCGTCCGGTTCTCGCCACGCTTGATTTAACGGCGCTGAGCAATAATTTACAGGTTGTGCGCCGCGCGGCACCTGCCGCAAAAGTCTGGTCAGTTGTGAAGGCGAACGCCTATGGTCACGGACTGGATCGTATCTGGCGCGCGCTCAATAGCACGGATGGCTTCGCGATGCTCAATCTTGAAGAGGCCATTTTGCTACGCGAACGCGGCTGGAAAGGGCCGATTCTGATGCTGGAAGGTTTTTTCCATGCCGATGAACTACCGCTGTTTGATAAATACCGCCTGACGACCAGTCTGCACAGCAACTGGCAAATTAAGGCCTTGCAGGACGCGCGCCTGCAAGCGCCGCTCGACGTTTACCTGAAGATCAACAGTGGCATGAACCGTCTCGGCTTTCTGCCTGAACGTGTTCATACCGTGTACCAGCAACTCATTGCCCTAACCAACGTGGCGACCGTGACGCTGATGTCCCATTTTGCTGAAGCGGAGCGGGCAGACGGTATCACCACGCCGCTGGCGCGCATTGAGCAGGCTGCGGAGGGCATTGACGCGCCACGCTCGCTGGCTAACTCTGCCGCCACGTTATGGCATCCCGAAACACATTATGACTGGGTGCGCCCCGGCGTGGTGCTGTATGGCGCTTCGCCATCGGGCGCGTGGCAGGATGTCGCCAACAGCGGGATCCGCCCGGTAATGACGCTGAGCAGCGAGATTATTGCTGTGCAGACGCTGAAAGCCGGTGAAACGGTGGGCTACGGTTGTCGTTACCGCGCGCAGGCCGAGCAGCGGATTGGTGTTGTCGCCTGCGGTTATGCCGACGGCTACCCGCGCATCGCGCCTTCCGGCACGCCAGTGCTGGTGGATGGCATTCGTACCGGCATTGTTGGCGCGATCTCAATGGATATGCTGACGGTGGATTTAACCCCGTGCCCGCAGGCCGGCATCGGTACGCCGGTTGAGCTATGGGGTAATGAGATAAAAATCGATGAAGTGGCGGCGGCGGCCGGAACGGTAGGGTATGAATTGATGTGCGCCCTGGCGCTGCGCGTGCCTGTTGTGACGGTGTAA
- the fadR gene encoding fatty acid metabolism transcriptional regulator FadR: protein MVIKAQSPAGFAEEYIIESIWNSRFPPGSILPAERELSELIGVTRTTLREVLQRLARDGWLTIQHGKPTKVNNFWETSGLNILETLARLDHESVPQLIDNLLSVRTNISTIFIRTAFRQHPEDALKVLASAREVEDHADAFADLDYNIFRGLAFASGNPIYGLILNGMKGLYTRIGRHYFSSPEARSLALGFYHQLAQVCEEAQHDKVYEVVRRYGHDSGEIWHRMQKTMPGDLALQSR from the coding sequence ATGGTCATTAAGGCGCAGAGCCCGGCGGGTTTCGCGGAAGAGTACATCATTGAAAGTATCTGGAATAGTCGCTTCCCTCCGGGGTCGATTCTTCCGGCTGAACGCGAACTCTCTGAACTGATTGGCGTCACTCGTACCACATTGCGTGAAGTTTTACAGCGCCTCGCCCGTGATGGCTGGCTGACAATTCAGCACGGCAAACCGACAAAAGTGAACAACTTCTGGGAAACCTCCGGGCTGAATATTCTGGAAACGCTGGCGCGTCTGGATCACGAGAGTGTTCCGCAACTGATTGATAACCTGCTTTCGGTGCGTACCAACATTTCCACGATTTTTATTCGCACTGCGTTTCGTCAGCATCCGGAAGACGCGCTGAAAGTACTGGCCAGCGCGCGTGAAGTTGAAGATCATGCCGATGCCTTCGCTGACCTGGATTACAACATTTTCCGCGGTCTGGCCTTTGCATCCGGTAACCCAATTTATGGTTTGATCCTTAATGGTATGAAAGGGTTATATACACGAATTGGTCGCCACTATTTCTCAAGCCCGGAAGCCCGCAGCCTGGCGCTTGGCTTCTACCACCAGCTGGCGCAGGTGTGTGAAGAGGCGCAGCATGACAAAGTCTACGAAGTCGTGCGCCGCTATGGTCATGATAGTGGTGAGATCTGGCATCGGATGCAGAAAACAATGCCGGGCGATTTAGCCTTACAAAGCCGATAA
- the minC gene encoding septum site-determining protein MinC, with amino-acid sequence MSNTPIELKGSSFTLSVVHLHDAKPEVIRQALEDKIAQAPAFLLHAPIVVNVSALEGAVNWPALLQAITTTDLHVVGISGCKDPELKAEVERAGLPLLTEGKEKAPRKERAPEPTPVAAPVTKTRLIDAPVRSGQRIYAPNCDLIVTSHVSAGAELIADGNIHVYGMMRGRALAGASGDKDAQIFCSHLTPELVSIAGEYWLSDQIPAEFYGKAARLQLANDALTIQPLN; translated from the coding sequence ATGTCAAATACGCCCATCGAGCTAAAAGGCAGTAGTTTTACCTTATCAGTGGTTCATTTGCATGATGCAAAACCCGAGGTTATTCGTCAGGCGTTAGAAGACAAAATCGCTCAGGCTCCCGCTTTTTTGCTGCACGCTCCTATCGTTGTCAATGTTTCCGCGCTGGAAGGCGCTGTTAACTGGCCCGCGCTGTTGCAGGCTATCACCACAACAGATTTACATGTGGTTGGCATCAGCGGTTGCAAAGATCCAGAACTGAAGGCTGAAGTTGAACGCGCGGGTCTTCCGTTACTGACGGAAGGGAAAGAGAAAGCACCGCGTAAAGAGCGCGCGCCTGAACCGACGCCGGTTGCGGCGCCGGTCACAAAAACACGCTTAATTGACGCGCCGGTGCGTTCCGGCCAGCGCATTTATGCGCCAAATTGTGATTTGATTGTCACCAGCCATGTTAGCGCAGGCGCGGAGCTTATCGCCGATGGCAACATTCATGTCTATGGCATGATGCGTGGTCGGGCGCTGGCTGGTGCCAGTGGCGATAAAGACGCCCAAATATTCTGTTCTCATCTCACGCCGGAGCTGGTCTCCATTGCGGGGGAATACTGGCTGAGCGATCAAATCCCGGCCGAATTTTATGGCAAAGCGGCGCGTTTGCAGTTGGCCAACGACGCTTTGACAATTCAACCCTTAAATTAA
- the emtA gene encoding membrane-bound lytic murein transglycosylase EmtA — translation MKLRWFAFLVVLLAGCSSKQDYRNPDWNPEVPVKRAMQWMPITEKAGAAWGVSPQLITAMIAVESGGNPNLVSKSNAVGLMQLKASTAGREVYRHMGWSGQPSTSELKNPERNISMGAAYLSILEHGALAGIRDPKVMQYALVVSYVNGAGALLRTFSSDRSEAIEEINDLSADAFMKHVAENHPAPQAPRYIWKVQKAMDAM, via the coding sequence GTGAAATTGAGATGGTTTGCTTTTTTAGTGGTACTGCTCGCCGGATGTAGTTCAAAACAGGATTATCGTAACCCGGACTGGAACCCGGAAGTTCCGGTAAAACGCGCAATGCAGTGGATGCCCATCACCGAAAAAGCCGGTGCGGCCTGGGGCGTCAGCCCGCAATTGATCACCGCGATGATTGCCGTGGAATCCGGCGGTAACCCGAATCTGGTCAGCAAATCAAACGCTGTTGGTCTGATGCAGCTTAAAGCCTCCACCGCCGGGCGCGAAGTTTACCGTCATATGGGCTGGAGTGGGCAACCGTCCACCAGCGAACTCAAAAACCCGGAACGCAACATCTCCATGGGGGCGGCTTATTTGAGTATTCTTGAGCACGGGGCGCTGGCAGGCATTCGCGATCCGAAAGTGATGCAATACGCTCTGGTGGTCTCGTATGTGAATGGCGCAGGCGCGCTGCTGCGGACTTTCTCGTCCGACAGAAGCGAAGCCATAGAAGAGATAAATGATTTAAGCGCAGACGCGTTTATGAAGCATGTGGCGGAAAACCACCCCGCGCCGCAGGCGCCGCGCTATATCTGGAAAGTGCAAAAAGCGATGGATGCGATGTAA
- a CDS encoding YcgN family cysteine cluster protein, which produces MSDTPFWQSKTLDQMTDAEWESLCDGCGQCCLHKLMDEDTDEIYFTNVACRQLNIKTCQCRNYERRFEYEPDCIKLTRENLPTFEWLPPSCAYRLLAEGKALPLWHPLRTGSKAAMHAERISVRHIAVKESEVRDWQEHILNKPEWAD; this is translated from the coding sequence ATGAGCGACACTCCTTTCTGGCAAAGCAAAACCCTCGACCAAATGACGGACGCGGAGTGGGAGTCGCTGTGTGACGGCTGTGGACAGTGCTGCCTGCATAAGTTGATGGATGAAGACACTGATGAAATCTATTTCACCAACGTCGCCTGTCGTCAGTTAAACATTAAAACCTGCCAGTGCCGCAACTATGAACGCCGCTTCGAGTATGAGCCGGACTGCATCAAGCTGACACGTGAAAATCTCCCCACTTTCGAATGGCTGCCGCCAAGCTGTGCTTATCGCCTGCTGGCGGAAGGAAAGGCGTTGCCGCTGTGGCACCCGCTACGCACAGGCTCAAAAGCCGCCATGCACGCGGAGCGTATTTCGGTGCGCCACATTGCGGTGAAAGAATCAGAAGTTCGCGACTGGCAGGAGCATATTCTTAATAAGCCGGAGTGGGCTGACTAA
- the dsbB gene encoding disulfide bond formation protein DsbB has protein sequence MLRYLNGCSHGRGAWILMALTAFALEMVALWFQHVMLLKPCVLCIYERSALFGVMGAGIVGAIAPKTPLRYVALAIWIYSAWRGIQLAWEHTMIQLHPSPFMTCDFAARFPSWLPLDKWLPQVFVASGDCAERQWSFLTLEMPQWLLGIFVAYLVVALLVLIAQPFKPKKRDLFGR, from the coding sequence ATGTTGCGATATTTAAACGGGTGTTCACATGGGCGCGGCGCCTGGATTTTGATGGCGCTAACAGCGTTTGCGCTGGAAATGGTCGCATTGTGGTTCCAGCATGTCATGCTGCTTAAACCTTGCGTCCTGTGTATTTATGAACGTAGTGCGCTTTTTGGCGTAATGGGCGCGGGTATTGTCGGGGCCATTGCGCCGAAAACACCATTACGTTATGTCGCTCTGGCTATCTGGATCTACAGCGCGTGGCGCGGCATCCAGCTGGCCTGGGAACATACCATGATCCAGTTACATCCTTCGCCGTTTATGACCTGCGATTTTGCCGCTCGTTTTCCCAGCTGGCTGCCGCTGGATAAGTGGCTGCCGCAGGTGTTTGTTGCTTCTGGCGACTGTGCCGAGCGCCAGTGGTCATTCCTGACGCTGGAAATGCCGCAATGGTTACTGGGTATTTTTGTCGCGTATCTGGTTGTTGCGCTGCTGGTGCTGATTGCCCAGCCGTTCAAACCGAAAAAACGCGACCTGTTTGGTCGCTAA
- the ldcA gene encoding muramoyltetrapeptide carboxypeptidase: MSTFHLIAPSGYCINQHAAALGVERLTSQGHQVNNQHVITRRDERFAGRDEERLADINALAQLPGENIIVMPVRGGYGASRLLADIDWQALVARQQHQPLLICGHSDFTAIQLGLLAHGKVITFSGPMLAGNFGAETLDTFTAEHFWRAISNETFTIEWDGEGPQCDVAGTLWGGNLAMLTSLIGTPWLPSMPGGMLVVEDINEHPYRVERMLLQLLHAGILAQQRALILGSFSLAQPNDYDAGYNLNKMIDYLRAQLTIPVVSGLAFGHEPQTVTLPLGAHARLQHAEKTQLTLTGHPTILM; this comes from the coding sequence ATGTCCACCTTCCACCTGATTGCCCCTTCCGGCTATTGCATTAACCAGCACGCAGCGGCGCTTGGCGTCGAACGTCTTACTTCGCAGGGACATCAGGTTAACAACCAACACGTCATTACCCGTCGTGATGAGCGTTTCGCCGGGCGTGACGAAGAGCGCCTCGCGGATATCAACGCGCTGGCGCAATTGCCGGGCGAAAATATTATCGTGATGCCGGTACGCGGCGGATACGGTGCCAGCCGCCTACTCGCTGATATCGACTGGCAGGCGCTGGTGGCGCGTCAGCAGCATCAACCGCTGCTGATTTGCGGCCATAGCGATTTCACCGCCATTCAACTTGGGTTGCTGGCACACGGGAAGGTCATCACCTTTAGCGGGCCAATGCTGGCGGGAAATTTCGGTGCAGAAACGCTGGATACCTTTACCGCAGAGCACTTCTGGCGCGCTATCAGCAATGAAACCTTTACCATTGAGTGGGATGGTGAAGGACCGCAGTGCGACGTGGCAGGCACCCTGTGGGGGGGAAATCTGGCGATGTTAACCTCGTTGATTGGTACGCCGTGGCTGCCTTCAATGCCCGGCGGCATGCTGGTGGTTGAGGACATTAATGAGCATCCCTACCGCGTGGAACGCATGCTGTTGCAGTTGTTGCACGCCGGCATTCTGGCACAGCAGCGGGCGCTGATCCTCGGCAGTTTCTCGCTGGCGCAACCCAACGACTACGATGCGGGCTACAATCTTAATAAGATGATCGACTATCTGCGCGCGCAATTGACGATCCCGGTGGTCAGCGGGCTGGCGTTTGGTCATGAACCGCAGACCGTCACACTGCCGCTCGGCGCACATGCCCGGTTGCAACATGCTGAAAAGACGCAACTGACCTTAACGGGTCATCCCACGATCTTGATGTAA
- a CDS encoding fumarylacetoacetate hydrolase family protein, whose product MYQHHNWQGALLDFPVSKVVCVGSNYAKHIKEMGSATPEEPVLFIKPETALCDIRQPLALPQDFGSVHHEIELAVLIDATLRQATEEHVKKAIAGYGVALDLTLRDLQGKMKKAGQPWEKAKGFDNSCPISGFIPAAEFQSDPQNTTLGLKINGEMRQQGTTADMIHKIIPLIAYMSRFFTLKAGDVILTGTPEGVGPLNSGDELEVSFDGLSLTTRVL is encoded by the coding sequence ATGTATCAACATCATAACTGGCAGGGCGCTCTGCTGGATTTCCCGGTGAGTAAAGTGGTTTGCGTTGGCAGCAACTATGCGAAACATATTAAAGAGATGGGGAGCGCTACCCCGGAAGAGCCGGTACTGTTTATCAAACCCGAAACTGCGCTGTGCGATATTCGCCAGCCGCTGGCGCTGCCGCAGGATTTTGGTTCGGTTCACCATGAAATTGAACTGGCGGTGCTGATTGACGCAACGCTGCGTCAGGCGACGGAAGAGCATGTGAAAAAAGCCATTGCCGGCTATGGTGTCGCGCTCGATCTGACGCTGCGCGATCTGCAAGGCAAAATGAAAAAAGCCGGGCAGCCATGGGAAAAAGCGAAAGGATTTGATAATTCCTGTCCGATCTCGGGGTTTATCCCGGCAGCGGAATTCCAGAGCGATCCGCAAAACACCACGCTTGGGCTGAAAATCAACGGTGAAATGCGCCAGCAGGGCACCACGGCGGATATGATCCATAAAATTATTCCGCTGATTGCTTATATGAGCCGCTTCTTCACCTTAAAAGCTGGCGATGTCATTCTGACCGGCACGCCAGAAGGGGTAGGGCCGTTGAACAGTGGTGATGAGCTGGAAGTCAGTTTTGACGGGCTTTCATTAACGACCCGCGTACTTTAA
- a CDS encoding SpoVR family protein, with protein sequence MATIDSMNKDSIRLSDGPDWTFELLDDYLAEIDRVAKLYRLDTYPHQIEVITSEQMMDAYSSVGMPINYPHWSFGKKFIETERLYKHGQQGLAYEIVINSNPCIAYLMEENTITMQALVMAHACYGHNSFFKNNYLFRSWTDASSIVDYLIFARKYITDCEERYGVDEVEKLLDSCHALMNYGVDRYKRPQKISLQEEKARQKSREEYLQSQVNMLWRTLPKREEEITIAQARRYPAEPQENLLYFMEKNAPLLESWQREILRIVRKVSQYFYPQKQTQVMNEGWATFWHYTILNHLYDEGKVTDRFMLEFLHSHTNVVFQPPYNSPWYSGINPYALGFAMFQDIKRICQSPTDEDRYWFPDIAGSDWLETLHFAMRDFKDESFISQFMSPKIMRDFRFFTVLDDDRNNYLEIAAIHNEEGYREIRSKLSSQYNLSNLEPNIQVWNVDLRGDRSLTLRYIPHNRAPLDKGRREVLKHVHRLWGFDVLLEQQNEDGSVELLERCPSRPNTL encoded by the coding sequence ATGGCTACGATTGACTCAATGAATAAGGATTCTATTCGTCTGAGCGATGGACCCGACTGGACTTTCGAACTGCTGGATGATTACCTGGCGGAGATTGACCGGGTGGCGAAACTTTATCGGCTGGATACCTATCCGCACCAAATCGAAGTGATCACCTCAGAACAGATGATGGACGCTTACTCCAGCGTCGGTATGCCGATCAATTACCCTCACTGGTCGTTCGGGAAGAAATTTATCGAAACCGAGCGGCTTTATAAGCATGGGCAACAGGGGCTGGCCTACGAGATAGTCATCAACTCTAATCCCTGCATCGCTTATCTGATGGAAGAGAATACCATTACCATGCAGGCGCTGGTGATGGCGCACGCCTGTTATGGTCATAATTCTTTCTTTAAAAACAACTATTTATTCCGCAGCTGGACCGATGCCAGTTCGATTGTCGACTACCTGATTTTCGCGCGTAAATACATCACCGATTGTGAAGAGCGCTACGGTGTGGACGAAGTGGAAAAGTTACTCGACTCATGCCATGCGCTGATGAACTACGGCGTGGATCGTTATAAACGACCGCAGAAAATCTCGTTGCAGGAGGAGAAAGCACGGCAGAAAAGTCGTGAAGAGTATCTGCAAAGCCAGGTGAATATGCTGTGGCGCACGCTGCCAAAACGCGAAGAAGAAATAACCATCGCGCAGGCGCGTCGCTACCCGGCGGAGCCGCAGGAAAACTTGCTCTACTTTATGGAAAAAAACGCGCCGTTACTGGAGTCGTGGCAACGCGAGATCCTGCGCATTGTGCGTAAAGTGAGCCAGTATTTCTACCCGCAAAAACAGACGCAGGTGATGAACGAAGGCTGGGCGACATTCTGGCACTACACCATCCTTAACCATCTGTATGACGAAGGTAAAGTGACCGACCGCTTTATGCTGGAATTTTTGCACAGCCATACCAATGTGGTGTTCCAGCCGCCTTATAACAGCCCCTGGTACAGCGGCATTAACCCGTATGCGCTGGGCTTTGCGATGTTCCAGGATATTAAGCGTATTTGCCAGTCGCCAACGGATGAAGATCGCTACTGGTTCCCGGACATTGCCGGTTCGGACTGGCTGGAAACGCTGCACTTCGCGATGCGCGATTTCAAAGATGAAAGCTTTATCAGCCAGTTTATGTCGCCGAAGATCATGCGTGATTTCCGCTTCTTTACCGTGCTGGATGATGACCGTAACAATTATCTTGAGATCGCCGCTATCCATAATGAAGAGGGTTACCGGGAGATCCGCTCGAAACTGTCGTCACAATATAATCTCAGTAATCTTGAGCCCAACATCCAGGTGTGGAATGTGGATCTGCGCGGCGACCGTTCGCTGACGCTGCGCTATATTCCACACAACCGCGCGCCGCTTGATAAGGGTCGCCGCGAGGTGCTGAAACATGTGCACCGTTTGTGGGGTTTCGATGTGTTGCTGGAGCAGCAAAACGAAGATGGCAGTGTCGAGTTACTGGAACGCTGTCCGTCACGTCCCAACACCCTGTAA
- the minE gene encoding cell division topological specificity factor MinE has product MALLDFFLSRKKNTASIAKERLQIIVAERRRSDAEPHYLPQLKRDILEVICKYVQIDPEMVSVQLEQKGDDISILELNVTLPETEETK; this is encoded by the coding sequence ATGGCATTACTCGACTTTTTTCTCTCCAGAAAAAAGAACACCGCTAGCATTGCGAAAGAGCGTCTGCAGATTATTGTTGCAGAACGCCGCCGCAGCGATGCTGAACCGCATTATTTACCGCAACTGAAGCGGGACATTCTGGAAGTGATCTGCAAATATGTGCAAATCGATCCGGAAATGGTGTCGGTGCAACTGGAGCAAAAAGGGGATGATATTTCCATTCTGGAACTCAACGTCACCCTACCGGAAACCGAAGAGACAAAATAG
- a CDS encoding YcgL domain-containing protein, whose amino-acid sequence MFCVIYRSARRDQTYLYVEKRDDFSRVPEALMQSFGQPELAMILPLDGRKKLVGADLEKVKEALISQGYYLQLPPPQENLLKQHLADQGKE is encoded by the coding sequence ATGTTTTGTGTGATCTACCGAAGTGCCCGACGCGATCAGACTTATCTGTACGTCGAAAAAAGAGACGATTTTTCCCGCGTGCCGGAAGCATTAATGCAAAGTTTCGGTCAGCCAGAGCTTGCAATGATTTTGCCGCTTGATGGACGTAAAAAATTAGTCGGTGCAGATTTAGAAAAAGTAAAAGAGGCGTTAATTTCGCAGGGCTATTATTTGCAACTTCCTCCGCCGCAAGAAAATTTATTGAAGCAGCATCTCGCCGACCAGGGTAAAGAATAA
- the minD gene encoding septum site-determining protein MinD yields MARIIVVTSGKGGVGKTTSSAAIATGLAQKGKKTVVIDFDIGLRNLDLIMGCERRVVYDFVNVIQGDATLNQALIKDKRTENLYILPASQTRDKDALTREGVDKVLEDLKKMDFDFIVCDSPAGIETGALMALYFADEAIITTNPEVSSVRDSDRILGILASKSRRAENGEEPIKEHLLLTRYNPGRVNRGDMLSMEDVLEILRIKLIGVIPEDQSVLRASNQGEPVILDTNADAGKAYADAVERLLGEDRPFRFIEEEKKGFLKRLFGG; encoded by the coding sequence ATGGCACGCATTATTGTTGTTACTTCGGGTAAAGGGGGCGTTGGCAAGACCACCTCCAGCGCGGCCATCGCTACTGGTTTAGCCCAGAAGGGCAAAAAGACCGTCGTTATCGATTTCGATATCGGCCTGCGTAATCTCGACCTGATTATGGGCTGCGAGCGCCGCGTGGTTTATGATTTCGTTAACGTTATTCAGGGCGATGCCACACTCAACCAGGCGTTAATCAAAGATAAACGCACTGAGAATCTCTACATTCTCCCGGCATCGCAAACGCGTGATAAAGACGCGCTGACCCGCGAAGGCGTCGATAAGGTGCTGGAAGACCTCAAGAAAATGGACTTCGATTTTATCGTCTGCGACTCCCCGGCAGGCATCGAGACAGGCGCATTGATGGCGCTCTACTTCGCTGATGAAGCGATTATTACCACCAACCCGGAAGTCTCTTCCGTGCGCGACTCTGACCGAATTCTCGGTATTCTGGCGTCGAAATCTCGCCGCGCGGAAAATGGCGAAGAGCCGATTAAAGAGCATCTGCTGCTCACCCGTTATAACCCGGGCCGCGTAAACCGTGGAGACATGCTCAGCATGGAAGATGTGCTGGAAATCCTGCGTATCAAACTGATTGGCGTGATTCCGGAAGATCAATCGGTGTTACGTGCGTCAAACCAGGGTGAGCCGGTTATTTTGGATACCAATGCTGACGCCGGCAAAGCTTATGCCGATGCCGTGGAGCGTCTGCTGGGAGAAGATCGCCCTTTCCGCTTCATTGAAGAAGAGAAGAAAGGTTTCCTCAAACGCCTGTTCGGAGGATAA
- a CDS encoding D-amino acid dehydrogenase, whose amino-acid sequence MCNQMIVLYSQERDMRVVVLGSGVVGVTSAWYLRQAGHDVTVIDRQPGPAQETSAGNAGQISPGYAAPWAAPGVPLKAIKWMFQRHAPLAISLDGTSSQLKWMWQMLRNCDTRHYMENKGRMVRLAEYSRDCLKLLRETTGIQYEGRQGGTLQLFRTAEQYENATRDIAVLQDAGVPYQLLESARLAEVEPALAEVAHKLTGGLRLPNDETGDCQLFTQQLAQMAAQAGVEFRFNTPVDRLLYEGENIYGVKCGEEVVKADAYVMAFGSWSTGLLKNIVDIPVYPLKGYSLTIPIAEEDGAPVSTILDETYKIAITRFDQRIRVGGMAEIVGFNTELLKPRRETLEMVVRDLFPRGGFVEQATFWTGLRPMTPDGTPVVGRTPYKNLWLNTGHGTLGWTMACGSGQLLSDLMSGSTPAIAADDLSVARYMPGFTPMRAQHLHGAHN is encoded by the coding sequence ATTTGTAATCAGATGATCGTGCTTTACTCACAGGAGAGGGATATGCGAGTTGTTGTATTAGGAAGTGGCGTGGTGGGTGTCACCAGTGCCTGGTACTTACGCCAGGCCGGGCATGACGTCACGGTGATTGATCGCCAGCCAGGCCCTGCGCAGGAAACCAGTGCCGGTAACGCCGGGCAGATCTCACCAGGTTACGCCGCGCCCTGGGCGGCTCCTGGTGTGCCGTTAAAAGCCATTAAATGGATGTTCCAGCGCCACGCGCCGCTTGCAATCAGCCTGGATGGCACCTCATCACAACTTAAATGGATGTGGCAGATGCTGCGCAACTGCGACACGCGCCACTATATGGAAAATAAAGGCCGCATGGTGCGTCTGGCGGAATACAGCCGTGATTGCCTGAAACTGCTGCGCGAAACTACCGGCATTCAGTATGAAGGGCGACAAGGCGGCACATTGCAGCTCTTTCGCACTGCGGAGCAGTATGAAAACGCCACGCGCGATATTGCCGTATTACAGGATGCCGGCGTGCCTTATCAGCTGCTGGAGTCTGCGCGGCTGGCGGAAGTCGAACCCGCGCTGGCTGAAGTCGCACACAAACTGACCGGCGGTTTGCGTCTGCCAAATGATGAAACCGGCGACTGCCAGCTGTTCACCCAGCAACTGGCGCAGATGGCGGCGCAGGCGGGCGTGGAGTTTCGTTTTAACACGCCGGTGGATCGCCTGCTGTACGAAGGCGAAAACATCTACGGTGTGAAGTGCGGTGAAGAGGTGGTCAAAGCCGACGCGTATGTGATGGCGTTTGGCTCCTGGTCTACCGGCTTACTGAAAAATATCGTCGACATCCCGGTGTATCCGCTGAAAGGTTATTCATTAACGATCCCGATTGCCGAAGAAGACGGCGCGCCGGTTTCAACGATCCTTGATGAAACCTACAAAATTGCCATTACCCGCTTTGATCAGCGTATCCGCGTCGGCGGCATGGCGGAAATCGTCGGTTTTAATACTGAACTGCTGAAACCACGCCGCGAAACGCTGGAGATGGTGGTACGCGATCTCTTCCCGCGTGGCGGATTTGTCGAGCAAGCAACCTTCTGGACTGGTCTGCGCCCCATGACGCCAGACGGCACGCCAGTTGTCGGACGCACACCGTATAAAAACCTGTGGCTGAATACCGGGCACGGCACCCTTGGCTGGACGATGGCTTGCGGTTCCGGTCAGTTGTTAAGCGACCTGATGTCCGGCAGCACCCCGGCGATTGCTGCCGATGATTTGAGCGTGGCGCGCTATATGCCTGGCTTTACCCCCATGCGTGCGCAGCATTTACACGGTGCTCATAACTGA